From Penicillium psychrofluorescens genome assembly, chromosome: 1, one genomic window encodes:
- a CDS encoding uncharacterized protein (ID:PFLUO_000428-T1.cds;~source:funannotate), with amino-acid sequence MTHPSGPGAAPPQSVESITKIAQDYEYNSSIPLRYWLRTAGTLVREADIYEREGRDEQVYLLLFRHAQLVLVNLSSHPDAKDDKTRKALVEAEKEVQQNLAKLEVLKPRINKRYERYSQLIKERQARKQPLPQQPIPEQRDGIPDPALAGVVEPLEAGKNRDLAVRLAQSEIHRRATVRRSKEPPRDVGDNKRVAGVWGDWEDALKTDSPSADRDLSRRIQHMRNNIDHTSTDHRHHAQDSFAARAALSSTAYKYPTVPRQKPLEPISTGRIAIHDKNAERQPPPILPPKEQVGEPSRASIVDGSLESSPPLPPSKVSPAPLVPQKVQPPDAATSARPALDPSSYTFKPSAYLENGTPLRSVFLPANLRSCFLSVASSNTRRNLETCAILCGTLVSNALFISRLLIPEQTSTPDTCETVNESAIFDYCDSEDLMVLGWIHTHPSQTCFMSSRDLHTHCGYQVMLPESVAIVCAPSKDPSWGVFRLTDPPGLKTVLNCTQSGLFHPHAQDNIYTGALRPGHVVEANGLEFETVDLRPASQR; translated from the exons ATGACGCACCCATCCGGCCCTGGCGCTGCCCCGCCTCAGAGCGTCGAGTCCATCACCAAAATCGCTCAGGACTACGAGTACAACTCTTCCATTCCGCTGCGGTACTGGTTGAGAACGGCGGGGACGCTCGTTCGAGAG GCCGACATCTACGAGCGCGAGGGACGCGACGAACAAGTATATCTGCTGCTTTTTCGACATGCCCAGCTGGTCCTGGTCAACCTCTCCAGCCACCCCGACGCTAAAGATGACAAGACGCGCAAAGCCCTCgtggaggccgagaaggaggtgCAGCAAAACCTCGCCAAGTTAGAGGTCCTCAAGCCTCGGATCAACAAGCGATACGAACGCTACTCTCAGTTAATCAAGGAACGCCAGGCTCGAAAACAGCCCTTACCACAACAACCCATTCCGGAACAGCGAGATGGGATTCCTGATCCTGCCCTGGCTGGGGTGGTCGAACCTCTGGAAGCGGGGAAAAACAGAGACCTGGCTGTTCGCCTGGCGCAGTCGGAGATCCATCGCCGAGCCACAGTTCGACGCTCAAAGGAGCCACCGCGCGATGTAGGTGACAACAAACGTGTCGCAGGGGTCTGGGGCGATTGGGAAGATGCCTTGAAGACGGACAGTCCGTCAGCGGATCGCGACTTGAGCCGGCGGATCCAGCATATGCGGAACAATATCGATCACACGTCAACTGATCATCGCCACCATGCCCAAGATTCCTTTGCTGCCCGCGCGGCCTTGTCGTCCACGGCGTACAAGTACCCCACGGTTCCACGGCAGAAACCGCTCGAGCCGATTTCGACAGGTCGCATTGCCATTCATGACAAGAATGCAGAGCGCCAGCCGCCACCAATTCTGCCTCCCAAAGAGCAGGTCGGTGAACCCAGCCGAGCTTCCATTGTGGACGGGTCACTGGAATCAAGCCCACCACTGCCTCCATCCAAGGTTTCACCAGCTCCGCTTGTCCCCCAGAAAGTACAGCCTCCTGACGCCGCAACCTCCGCACGACCCGCTCTCGATCCTTCCAGCTACACTTTTAAACCCTCCGCGTATCTTGAAAACGGCACTCCTCTCCGCTCTGTCTTCTTGCCAGCCAACCTCCGCTCCTGCTTCCTATCTGTGGCCTCTTCAAACACTCGCCGCAATCTAGAAACATGTGCCATTCTCTGTGGAACATTGGTCTCCAACGCCTTATTCATCTCAAGGCTCCTGATTCCGGAACAAACCTCCACCCCTGACACCTGTGAAACGGTGAACGAATCCGCCATCTTTGATTACTGCGACTCAGAGGACCTGATGGTGCTCGGCTGGATCCACACACACCCGTCACAGACATGCTTCATGAGCTCGCGTGATCTCCACACCCACTGCGGCTACCAGGTGATGCTACCGGAGAGCGTCGCCATTGTATGTGCGCCGAGCAAGGACCCGAGCTGGGGCGTGTTCCGGCTCACTGATCCACCGGGCCTGAAGACGGTGCTGAACTGCACCCAAAGTGGTCTTTTCCATCCGCATGCCCAGGATAACATCTATACAGGTGCACTGAGACCCGGTCATGTTGTCGAAGCGAACGGACTTGAATTCGAGACTGTGGACCTACGTCCTGCCTCGCAACGTTGA
- a CDS encoding uncharacterized protein (ID:PFLUO_000429-T1.cds;~source:funannotate), translating into MSSRSTSSNPGNLANQNGDEDAQRNGGTQWRKADRRATQSTTTTPSGRKGRRSPTPSRKARASSGSGALRRSHSVKRSRPRARPQE; encoded by the coding sequence ATGTCCTCCCGGTCCACTAGCTCCAATCCAGGCAACCTCGCCAACCAGAACGGCGACGAAGACGCCCAGCGCAATGGCGGTACGCAGTGGAGAAAAGCCGATCGGCGGGCCACACAGAGCACCACGACAACACCTAGTGGCCGAAAGGGGCGACGCTCACCTACACCTTCGCGAAAGGCACGGGCTAGTTCAGGGTCTGGGGCTTTGCGGCGGTCACACTCCGTTAAAAGGTCCCGTCCGCGTGCGCGGCCGCAGGAGTAA
- a CDS encoding uncharacterized protein (ID:PFLUO_000430-T1.cds;~source:funannotate): MSSSSQGDIASSDTPSISTPRSRSRTPQRPNNNSTSYNTAASYFSYPVSHVVSGLYRRLTDPSIAAMPSSSPWSTASSSSELFTPRRTASPFQPPPLTPLTLTVPTGSDLLQQQLLTRALAEEIRLLVPARLQLVDTWRLAYSLDRDGASLATLYENCERFSHRSPRAGYVLVVRDASPTGAVFGSYMTDAPHPNSQFFGTGECFLWRASVLPPPSTIPLSLTSDGPQSEEDFERFGLPPPPSADTTNAGRWSTLRNDPKSKSPAPADSPAHNLNMNIKTNLAAASGGALAPPSPSSITAPSRSSGASTPERIRFKAFPYSGVNDYMMFCETGFLSLGGGDGRYGLWVDSSLEKGVSSHCQTFGNEPLSDEGDKFDILGVEVWYVGS, encoded by the exons ATGTCGTCTTCATCACAGGGAGATATAgcctcctccgacacccCTTCCATCTCCACTCCACGCTCCAGATCCCGCACGCCCCAAAGACCAAACAACAACTCCACCTCCTACAACACCGCCGCATCCTACTTCTCGTATCCCGTTTCGCACGTCGTCTCAGGCCTCTACCGCCGTCTGACAGACCCAAGCATAGCCGCcatgccctcctcctcaccatGGTcgacggcctcctcgtcgtcggaaCTCTTCACTCCACGCCGAACAGCTTCGCCCTTCCAGCCCCCGCCACTCACACCACTCACCCTCACCGTGCCCACGGGCTCCgacctgctccagcagcagctACTTACCCGCGCCCTCGCCGAGGAAATCCGCTTGCTCGTCCCCGCGcgcctccagctcgtcgacaCCTGGCGTCTCGCCTACAGCCTCGACCGCGACGGCGCATCCCTGGCAACCCTGTACGAGAACTGCGAGCGATTCTCGCACCGCAGTCCGCGGGCGGGCTACGTGCTCGTCGTCCGCGACGCTTCTCCTACCGGCGCAGTCTTCGGCTCCTATATGACGGACGCCCCGCACCCGAATTCGCAGTTCTTCGGCACGGGCGAGTGCTTCCTCTGGCGGGCGAGCGTGCTCCCACCGCCCTCGACCATACCTCTGTCTCTAACCAGCGACGGGCCCCAGTCGGAGGAAGATTTCGAGCGTTTTGGTCTTCCGCCCCCGCCCTCGGCGGATACTACCAACGCCGGAAGATGGAGTACCCTGCGCAACGACCCCAAATCGAAGTCTCCCGCCCCCGCGGACTCGCCTGCTCACAACCTCAATATGAATATCAAGACCAACctcgcggcggcgagtgGTGGTGCTCTCGCCCCGCCGTCTCCGTCCTCTATTACCGCTCCCTCCCGCAGCAGCGGTGCCAGCACCCCGGAACGGATCCGCTTCAAGGCCTTCCCGTACAGTGGTGTGAACGACTACATGATGTTTTGCGAGACCGGGTTTCTGAGTCTGGGTGGCGG GGATGGTCGCTACGGGCTGTGGGTGGACTCCAGCCTGGAAAAGGGCGTCAGCTCTCACTGTCAAACTTTCGGCAATGAGCCGCTCTCCGATGAAGGCGACAAGTTCGATatcctcggcgtcgaggtATGGTATGTTGGCTCGTGA
- a CDS encoding uncharacterized protein (ID:PFLUO_000431-T1.cds;~source:funannotate), translated as MFMLRNVSKFIFGDTSKESIIEIPQGQLYLVRPLSPKGYSELIFKDAAATIRRTGQEFQYQLVIQRAYEEGEEELADDEDEEGGADSLDKDEKIFLLDQTLHFRSEVRDGPVKILAWDDLSGDVGDLFEFICDPSVPSDKVATFELAALQCQYERKYRRTAQTAKEEELLEFSFGEEKLIPSASPVPSPTTKSRAHSLTSAESAAAMARDVKYAQSKGQIKTPAAEEEPTAAPAAASQPEAKEILSKEKAELHLYDFATGTFVMQEPEITATVSEIGTWQYWMQISGKDKEWLGQAVVADINPVFNFEYLSFIFNHYGEDGSAYSWLLRFRDQNSEERFQEGLMQALWEQLNEMKWNKVKEKDQEYVLDAFQDLTMEDADDQPEEEEEEAEEEDESDQDDGQRSEHYDSDEEEEDVITRDADGNVNSQLAVGYKHDRSFVVRGSKIGVFKHTPNNNLEFSTNISKVQTPKGKLFSPKKVMLHAEDSNMVLQNAEDPNSLYRMDLEYGKIVDEWKVHDDIPVETFAPENKFSQMTAAQPFVGASKNALYRVDPRVSGNKLVDADLKQYVSKNDFSAMATTEKGYLAVASNKGDIRMFDRLGINAKTHIPALGEPIIGLDVSADGRWVLATCRTYLLLIDSLQKDGKNEGKLGFEKAFAKDAKPQPRRLGLQPAHVAQFQHETKQPLSFTPARFNTGVESEETSIITATGPFIITWSLKKVIAGRKDPYTIKRYEENVMADNFRFGSDKNVIVALPNEVNMVAKRSFQKPTRESIAGPVTPSRRSTGGRWGSRLGRNDIVNSPY; from the exons ATGTTTATGCTCCGCAACG TGAGCAAGTTCATTTTTGGTGATACTTCCAAAGAGTCGATCATCGAAATCCCGCAAGGGCAGCTTTACCTTGTCCGACCGTTGTCGCCCAAGGGTTACTCCGAGCTCATCTTCAAGGACGCCGCGGCTACAATCCGTCGCACCGGTCAGGAGTTCCAATACCAGCTGGTCATCCAGCGAGCCTACGAGGAAGGTGAGGAGGAactcgccgatgacgaggacgaggagggcgGCGCCGATAGTTTAgacaaggacgagaagatcttcttgctcgACCAAACCTTGCACTTCCGCTCGGAGGTTCGTGACGGCCCGGTCAAGATTCTGGCGTGGGATGATTTGAGCGGTGACGTGGGCGATCTTTTCGAGTTTATCTGCGACCCTTCGGTCCCTTCAGACAAAGTCGCTACTTTTGAGCTGGCCGCGCTCCAGTGCCAGTACGAGCGCAAATACCGCCGCACCGCCCAGacggccaaggaggaggagctaCTGGAGTTCTCGTTCGGTGAGGAGAAGTTGATCCCGTCTGCGAGCCCAGTCCCGTCCCCGACCACGAAGTCTCGCGCGCATTCTTTAACATCTGCCGAATCTGCGGCAGCAATGGCGCGCGATGTGAAGTATGCCCAGTCCAAGGGCCAGATCAAGACAcccgcggcggaggaagagccaaCGGCTGCTCCGGCCGCTGCATCTCAGCCTGAGGCTAAGGAAATTCTTagcaaggagaaggctgaGCTACATCTCTATGATTTCGCAACAGGAACCTTCGTGATGCAGGAGCCCGAAATCACCGCAACTGTGTCGGAGATTGGTACCTGGCAGTACTGGATGCAGATCAGcggcaaggacaaggagTGGTTGGGCCAAGCAGTCGTGGCAGACATCAACCCCGTCTTCAACTTTGAGTACCTCTCGTTCATCTTCAACCACtatggagaagatggctcAGCCTACTCGTGGCTGCTACGATTCAGGGACCAAAACTCCGAGGAACGGTTCCAAGAGGGCCTGATGCAAGCGCTCTGGGAGCAACTCAATGAGATGAAATGGAAcaaggtcaaggagaaggatcAAGAATATGTGTTGGATGCCTTCCAGGACCTCACCatggaagatgcggatgatcagccagaagaggaagaagaggaggccgaggaggaagacgaatCCGATCAGGATGACGGTCAGCGAAGCGAGCACTACGACTccgatgaggaagaggaagatgtcaTCACCCGTGATGCAGATGGGAATGTTAACTCCCAGCTGGCAGTGGGCTATAAGCACGACCGGTCCTTTGTCGTTCGAGGATCGAAGATCGGCGTCTTCAAGCATACACCCAACAACAACCTCGAGTTCTCCACGAACATCTCAAAGGTCCAAACTCCCAAGGGCAAGCTCTTCAGTCCCAAGAAGGTCATGCTGCATGCGGAGGATAGCAACATGGTTCTGCAGAACGCGGAAGACCCGAACTCGCTGTATCGGATGGATCTCGAATACGGCAAAATTGTGGACGAGTGGAAGGTTCATGATGATATTCCCGTGGAGACCTTCGCTCCAGAAAAC AAATTCTCCCAAATGACAGCTGCGCAGCCTTTTGTGGGTGCATCCAAGAATGCCCTCTATCGGGTCGATCCTCGTGTGTCTGGTAACAAACTTGTCGATGCCGACCTCAAGCAATATGTCAGCAAGAACGActtctcggccatggccaCCACCGAGAAGGGCTACCTTGCCGTCGCATCGAACAAGGGTGACATCCGCATGTTCGATCGACTAGGCATCAACGCAAAGACACACATTCCTGCTCTGGGCGAGCCGATTATTGGCCTTGATGTCTCCGCCGATGGACGCTGGGTGCTGGCCACATGCCGCACCTATCTCCTTCTCATTGACTCGCTGCAAAAGGACGGCAAGAATGAAGGCAAGCTCGGGTTCGAGAAGGCATTCGCCAAGGACGCAAAGCCCCAGCCCCGTCGCCTGGGTTTGCAGCCCGCACACGTCGCACAGTTCCAGCACGAGACCAAGCAGCCCCTCAGCTTTACCCCGGCCCGCTTCAACACCGGCGTCGAGAGCGAAGAAacctccatcatcaccgccacgggccccttcatcatcacctgGAGTCTGAAGAAGGTCATAGCTGGCCGGAAGGATCCCTACACTATCAAACGCTACGAGGAGAACGTCATGGCCGACAACTTCCGCTTTGGCTCAGACAAGAATGTCATTGTTGCTCTCCCCAACGAGGTCAACATGGTCGCCAAGCGCAGCTTCCAGAAGCCCACGCGCGAGAGCATCGCCGGACCTGTGACGCCCAGCCGGCGCAGCACCGGCGGTCGATGGGGCAGCCGTCTCGGCAGGAATGACATCGTCAACTCCCCGTATTAG
- a CDS encoding uncharacterized protein (ID:PFLUO_000432-T1.cds;~source:funannotate) has translation MEDEERPKKLPKLGHDDQTTEEQLGPAMTGAVVPASEADDAKDNTTEPPPMSKNQLKKLRRRERWDSQREGRKEKRKQQQVNKRERRRQMIEEAREKGDEAAVAELLKSWECTKSKHRRSELLPLTFVMDCGYDELMKDKERISLASQLTRSYSDNAGAPFRAHLAFSSYNKLLKERFETVLPGHKNWKEIHLLPEDFVHAAEAAKERMLPPRGDNSLGHAKPEDGEIIYLSSDSPDTLTELKPYSTYIIGGLVDKNRHKGICYKAAMEKGIKTAKLPIGEYIEMTSRSVLATNHVVEIMLRWLEVRDWGEAFMHVLPARKRGKLREKKENGDYVEDDKEKETEDAGSDSEGVEEEAEAEQPGNL, from the exons AtggaggatgaagagcgcCCGAAGAAATTGCCCAAGCTGGGCCATGACGACCAGACGACCGAAGAGCAATTGGGCCCCGCCATGACCGGAGCAGTGGTCCCAGCCAGcgaggccgacgatgcgAAGGATAACACCACCGAACCCCCACCAATGTCCAAAAACCAGTTGAAGAAGCTCcgcagaagagaaagatgggATAGTCAGCGTGAAGGTCGCAAGGAGAAGCGAAAACAACAGCAGGTCAATAAACGCGAGCGGCGGCGCCAAATGATCGAGGAAGCACGAGAGAAAGGCGACGAGGCCGCGGTGGCCGAGTTGCTGAAGAGCTGGGAGTGCACGAAATCAAAGCATCGGCGCTCCGAACTGCTTCCACTCACCTTTGTAATGGACTGTGGCTATGACGAGCTGATGAAAGACAAAGAGCGTATCTCGCTGGCATCTCAGTTGACTCGCTCATACTCCGATAATGCAGGCGCACCATTCCGGGCACACTTGGCCTTCAGCTCGTACAACAAACTGCTCAAGGAGCGCTTTGAAACTGTGCTTCCGGGACACAAGAACTGGAAGGAGATCCACCTTCTGCCCGAGGATTTTGTCcatgccgccgaggccgctAAGGAACGGATGCTCCCGCCCCGGGGGGACAACTCGTTGGGCC ATGCAAAGCCCGAGGATGGAGAGATTATCTATCTCAGCAGCGACAGCCCGGATACCTTGACCGAGCTGAAGCCCTACAGCACCTATATCATCGGCGGGCTAGTGGATAAGAACCGGCACAAGGGTATCTGCTACAAGGcggccatggagaagggGATCAAAACGGCCAAGCTGCCCATTGGGGAGTATATCGAGATGACGAGTCGCTCGGTCCTGGCTACGAATCATGTGGTGGAGATCATGCTTCGGTGGCTTGAGGTCAGGGACTGGGGGGAGGCATTCATGCACGTCTTGCCAGCACGGAAACGGGGAAAGCtgagagaaaagaaggaaaatgGGGATTACGTGGAGGAtgacaaggagaaggagactgAAGATGCGGGAAGCGACAGtgaaggagtggaagaagaagcagaagcagaacAACCAGGCAATCTATAG
- a CDS encoding uncharacterized protein (ID:PFLUO_000433-T1.cds;~source:funannotate), whose product MPQDMPPVGGYTSVQYKRNVPARGFKPVYYLVGMHMIMAYGFYKYFHGVREQRELAREKIWSRLYLTPLLQAEEDRDQVRRHLADKAREKELLGTEQKIYNSDRFIRPTYVYTPSKVTQ is encoded by the exons ATGCCCCAGGATATGCCCCCAGTGGGGGGCTATACCTCTGTCCAGTACAAG cgGAATGTCCCAGCCCGCGGCTTCAAGCCGGTCTACTACCTCGTCGGCATGCACATGATCATGGCCTACGGCTTCTACAAGTACTTCCACGGCGTCCGCGAGCAACG TGAACTCGCCCGTGAGAAGATCTGGTCCCGCCTATACCTTACCCCCCTCCTGCaagccgaggaggaccgCGACCAGGTCCGCCGCCATCTAGCCGACAAGGCCCGCGAGAAGGAGCTTCTGGGTACCGAGCAGAAGATCTACAACTCTGACCGCTTCATCCGCCCGACTTACGTCTATACCCCGTCCAAGGTCACCCAATAG
- a CDS encoding uncharacterized protein (ID:PFLUO_000434-T1.cds;~source:funannotate), with product MAAEELSEGGMADIIRALELIHSPSSTNELRKEALTFVESLKDSSAAARNGFLLASRAEHAPVVRYFGLTLLDHVLRHLSFTNTEECANVRTIVLQLAENIRPEDPGYLRNKIPQLWAETAKKSWGLDWMDMDAALVQFWGASLVHKELVLSVLETLSEDVFFREDIVSSLRGTELNRALVEIFTPAGIVEQIHLDSNTNALLRCGEEGWIVRICEFLENCVQNVSSSPQARDAAIKALATLRSALSWSVYKAIASAPVVPSIFRALTCQDEQVLLRAIEALHALYGRTNMGNEESQSLVCLVYDTDYLNILQKLYEWAVVGPEDVDEPKYLISKKLSEMMSYLAGCLEDDKFLRDNMHRLNLPPFVHFMTSIMHHQSLTVSIPVLHAWTKLLGVEKISGLDFVVELTPQLLNICTSRLIRWESLPTESDDPTVQFLVEDIDTIPERHAFVGNYRRYCSSVIEAVTQKRPQEAVSEILGRVDENLNNLYSGAEPFSVEKFSKSTIPLMRADAQFAVVEAVIKGYNKWITAHGKAPQRDEQKRIELEHAVENWASSLMQRTYDDPVMKQKVIKLVVDISSKALDNHSGFALKVLEHILMTRLPDQPDHPAYSEAIKELHGLASHELRRLAMRYADDFSAFYDVLEPKIKEITLTNRVDDKLQMELTSILLIIMQRANNVDTYLRQSRLSSFLEPIRQAWQDEEFKRMSSSFDSFCHMLGLENVGPYMQGKQAHKFLDWSSVSLDNEGKLVQEEMTRKFQLLPLRGTKTMLAVSTDKLKKTAPAYAVACEMWHDLIPQILTTLLQLVSHAHAFHNPANWNVSDDMRAVVERILTDRFWQAGISSGSRDEFYAKITASKATLEGFASSVRGKIRAVREACYSMLFSMSRMREHFYGFAELPGPLSEALFNDSSHLSSHQFSVLLNISRCLIDDCPVRFRSQFLPPMLAALFANIDLKVTAEWEVIEQRRTGVLDGNDLSLTDEMKSESVLRQLTYSAVIMVASLFDPQRGGMMFPPYISPIRMTKDPLLMPYDRPDPDRAEADPSAPQTTPEQSDSIRHFVLSSPEIFEPLMLFCTHALSMRDTRCCSIITRVIRSILQDFAPPNNSPTTVTIREFISTEVLKACITSVHESYFVDMQKDLAQLIASIWVLYGPCSSTPRSVFLSLPGLDEQKIAQTESSLHRCASPRQQRAIILELLEPLRGVSIAEQGKILGSREDRRKARSALQERYMTNEMETQQQNHRVDINDGPDLGGVADLFG from the exons ATggctgcggaggagctcTCAGAGGGCGGCATGGCCGACATCATTCGGGCGCTGGAGCTCATTCACAGCCCCTCGTCCACAAATGAATTGCGCAAGGAAGCCCTGACATTCGTGGAGTCACTCAAAGACAGTAGTGCCGCGGCACGGAATGGCTTCCTGCTGGCCTCCCGCGCAGAGCACGCGCCGGTGGTACGCTACTTCGGCCTGACTCTCTTGGACCACGTCCTACGCCACCTGTCATTCACCAACACGGAGGAATGCGCGAACGTTCGGACCATCGTATTGCAGCTGGCTGAAAATATTCGACCCGAAGACCCGGGTTATCTGCGCAACAAAATTCCTCAACTGTGGGCCGAGACCGCGAAGAAAAGCTGGGGACTGGATTGGATGGATATGGATGCTGCGCTGGTTCAGTTCTGGGGCGCCTCGCTCGTTCACAAGGAGCTTGTGCTCTCCGTTCTGGAGACTTTGTCCGAGGACGTCTTCTTTCGCGAGGACATCGTGTCGTCGCTGCGCGGGACGGAACTGAACCGGGCCCTTGTGGAGATTTTTACGCCTGCCGGGATTGTCGAACAAATCCATCTGGATAGCAATACGAATGCCTTGCTGCGTTGCGGGGAGGAAGGCTGGATAGTACGCATCTGTGAATTCCTTGAAAACTGCGTCCAGAACGTTTCGAGTTCGCCGCAAGCTCGGGATGCGGCTATCAAAGCTCTAGCGACCCTTCGGTCTGCACTCTCGTGGTCTGTCTACAAAGCAATTGCGTCGGCGCCAGTTGTACCCAGTATTTTCAGGGCATTGACCTGTCAGGATGAGCAAGTGCTGCTACGAGCTATTGAGGCATTGCACGCACTCTACGGAAGGACCAACATGGGCAACGAGGAATCACAATCACTCGTCTGCCTTGTTTACGATACGGATTACCTGAACATTCTCCAAAAACTCTACGAATGGGCAGTGGTTGGCCCGGAAGATGTCGATGAACCGAAGTATTTGATTTCCAAAAAGCTTTCAGAAATGATGTCGTACCTTGCTGGCTGTCTGGAGGATGACAAGTTCCTACGGGACAACATGCATCGATTGAACCTTCCACCTTTTGTCCATTTCATGACCAGTATCATGCACCATCAGAGCCTGACGGTCTCGATCCCTGTCCTACATGCGTGGACGAAGTTACTTGGGGTTGAGAAGATTAGCGGGTTGGACTTCGTTGTGGAGCTTACTCCCCAGTTACTCAATATTTGTACTTCCCGATTGATACGCTGGGAGTCACTTCCCACAGAGTCGGATGATCCCACGGTCCAATTCCTCGTTGAAGATATCGATACCATCCCAGAACGGCACGCATTCGTCGGTAACTACCGCCGATACTGTTCGTCAGTTATTGAAGCCGTCACCCAAAAACGCCCTCAAGAGGCAGTGAGCGAAATCCTTGGAAGAGTGGATGAGAACTTGAACAATCTGTACAGCGGTGCGGAGCCGTTCAGCGTGGAGAAATTCAGCAAATCCACCATTCCTCTCATGCGTGCGGATGCTCAGTTCGCAGTCGTGGAGGCGGTTATCAAGGGTTACAACAAGTGGATTACCGCTCACGGCAAAGCGCCTCAACGAGAT GAGCAAAAGCGAATCGAGTTAGAACACGCGGTGGAGAATTGGGCCTCGAGCCTGATGCAGAGAACTTATGATGATCCGGTCATGAAACAAAAGGTCATCAAACTGGTTGTTGATATTTCATCCAAAGCTCTGGACAATCATTCGGGGTTTGCACTCAAAGTACTCGAGCATATTCTTATGACCCGTCTCCCCGATCAGCCTGACCACCCTGCCTACTCtgaggccatcaaggaaCTCCACGGATTGGCCAGTCATGAACTGCGCCGCCTCGCCATGCGATATGCGGACGATTTCTCC GCCTTCTATGATGTGCTTGAACCAAAGATCAAAGAGATCACCCTGACCAATCGAGTGGATGACAAGCTGCAAATGGAGCTTACCTCGAttctcctcatcatcat GCAACGAGCGAACAATGTCGACACGTATTTGCGGCAGTCTCGTCTATCATCCTTCCTTGAACCCATTCGACAGGCATGGCAAGATGAGGAATTTAAGCGCATGAGTTCTTCTTTCGACAGCTTCTGCCACATGCTTGGATTGGAGAACGTCGGTCCATACATGCAGGGCAAGCAAGCACACAAATTTCTAGATTGGTCGTCGGTTTCTCTCGACAATGAAGGGAAGCTAGTGCAGGAAGAAATGACCCGGAAATTCCAG TTGCTTCCATTGCGCGGCACCAAGACCATGCTGGCCGTGTCAACGGAcaagttgaagaagacagcCCCAGCATACGCAGTTGCTTGCGAAATGTGGCATGATCTAATTCCTCAGATTCTCACAACGCTTCTTCAACTAGTCAG CCATGCCCATGCTTTCCACAACCCCGCCAACTGGAATGTGTCTGATGACATGCGTGCGGTTGTCGAACGAATCCTGACCGACCGCTTCTGGCAGGCCGGCATCTCCAGCGGCAGCCGTGACGAGTTCTACGCCAAGATCACCGCCTCCAAGGCCACCCTCGAGGGATTTGCTTCCTCTGTTCGAGGTAAAATCCGAGCGGTCCGCGAAGCCTGCTATTCGATGCTGTTTAGCATGAGTAGAATGCGCGAACATTTCTACGGTTTCGCCGAACTCCCTGGTCCCCTATCTGAAGCTCTATTCAACGACTCATCCCATCTGTCTTCTCATCAGTTCTCTGTACTCCTTAACATCTCCCGCTGTCTGATCGATGATTGTCCCGTACGATTCCGCAGCCAATTCCTGCCACCCATGCTTGCTGCCCTGTTCGCCAATATCGACCTCAAAGTCACCGCGGAATGGGAGGTGATTGAGCAGCGGAGGACCGGCGTTTTAGATGGCAATGATCTCAGCCTCACGGATGAGATGAAATCTGAAAGTGTCCTGCGACAGTTGACATATTCTGCCGTAATCATGGTTGCCAGTCTATTCGATCCGCAGAGAGGCGGTATGATGTTCCCCCCATATATTTCGCCGATCCGGATGACCAAAGACCCCTTACTGATGCCATACGACCGACCAGACCCAGATAGAGCCGAGGCAGATCCCAGCGCACCTCAAACGACGCCAGAACAGTCTGATTCAATCCGACACTTCGTGCTTTCCTCCCCGGAAATTTTCGAGCCCCTCATGCTTTTCTGCACGCACGCTTTGAGCATGCGTGATACCAGATGCTGCAGCATTATCACTCGAGTGATCCGATCTATTCTGCAGGACTTTGCACCGCCTAACAACAGCCCTACCACCGTGACGATCCGCGAGTTCATCAGCACCGAAGTCCTCAAGGCGTGCATCACATCCGTCCACGAATCGTACTTTGTGGACATGCAGAAGGACCTCGCTCAGCTGATCGCCTCGATCTGGGTTCTCTACGGGCCCTGCAGCTCGACTCCCCGATCCGTCTTCCTCAGCTTGCCTGGACTGGACGAACAAAAGATCGCACAGACCGAGTCCTCGCTTCACAGATGCGCTTCTCCGCGGCAGCAGCGTGCCATCATACTCGAACTTCTCGAGCCTCTGCGCGGCGTCAGCATCGCTGAGCAGGGTAAGATTCTCGGCTCGCGCGAGGATCGCCGCAAGGCCCGCTCTGCCCTCCAGGAGAGATACATGACCAACGAGATGGAGAcacagcagcagaaccaCCGAGTCGATATCAACGATGGCCCTGATCTCGGCGGTGTTGCTGACTTGTTCGGGTGA